The Natrinema sp. DC36 genome includes the window GAATATGAGAACGAATCTGACCTGGAAGACCGGTTGCAGGCACTCGGGTACAAGGCGTAACGGGCGCACTCGGACGGCTCTGCGGAGCCGAACCGTTTGAGTACTACAATGGGCTTATCTGATCGTATCCGAAACCAACGCGGAAAGCAATGATACGTGTCCTTGCAGCACCGACCGAAGTCGTTCTCTATTCGGGGGGTTATGCCCGAACATACCGGTTGCTCCGAGAAGTTGATGCAGACGATATCAGCGTGAATGTACATGTGAACCATCTCAGTGCGGACTCTAGCGTGTTTCCGTCGAACGTCTCTGTTCGGTCCCACGACAAACCGAACCGACTCTTCTACTTCGCGTCACTCTACAGAGAACTCTACAGGGAGGTCCGCTCTGAAGAGGTTGATGTCTACCAACATGCCAACCTCGGGTTCCGAGAGTTCAATCCCGCCGTCCTGCTCCCGCCCGATATGGACACGCCGTTCCTCATCGGTCCCGCAGAGGGCGGGCACGCTGTCCCGTCAGCCGAATTCAAGCGAGTACTGGCGCGGCAGATAGATCGTGACGTTCCGAGTATACTCGAGGCATTCGCTCCACGTGCAGCAGAACCCGTCGTGCGGAACGGCCTCGACCCGATACGTGAGCGGTTGTTCGGCGCGACACTCGAACGAGCAGATCGAATCGTCGCTGTGCACTCGAATGCGAAGGAACGCTTCGAACAGTACACCGATGCCGAGAAGATAGACGTGATTCCGTACGGCGTCGATATGGAGAAGTTCCCGTTCCGAGCTGCCCCCGGGAACCAGTCGTTCGTCACCGTCGGGAATCTCATTGAACGGAAGGGTCACCGGTTCCTGCTCGACGCGATGACGACGGTAACGGAAGAGTTCCCGGACGCAGAACTCCACGTCGTCGGTACCGGACCGTTGCGTGAGGACCTCGAGGCACGAGTTGCGACGGCTGGCCTCGAGGACTCGGTGACGTTCCACGGGTTCGTCGAGGACGAGAAACTCCTCAGGTTGCTGCACCGTGCTCGCGCGTTCGTACACTCTTCCCTCTCGGAAGGGTTTTCCCACGTCAGACTGGAAGCGATGTCCGCCGGGTGTCCCGTGATCGGAACGGATGTCTCGGGCGCACGCGACCTCACGCGCCACGGCACTGACGGCTACATCGTACCGACCGGTGATGCGGACGCGCTGGCGGACTCAATGCTCGAACTGCTCGCGGACGATAAACTGGCCGAGGAGATAGGACGGAACGCCCGCGAGAAGATCGAACGGGACCACGACTACGAGAAGATAGGCAAACAATATCTCGAGATCTATCGCAGACTGGCCGACTAGGAAGTATTAGAAACCGCGTGTACTAAGCGACCCAAGGAAAACACTACGTTAATGACCGTTGTAGTTCTCGCAATTGATGCGATCAACCATGCATCGATCGACCACTTCGATTTAGACGCACTCCGATTACAGATGGATGTCGGATGCCATATACACATTCTTGATGCTGCTGGCCACGTGTACGCTAAGGATGAAGAGAAATTGAGCGAATTCTACCACTGGGTCAATACTCGTGTCAGTGATATTCAGGTCCTGCTGCGCGAGGACGACGAACTTTTGCTTCTCGGAGACCAAGAGATCGAAACAAAATTCCTCGATGACGAAACGCCGGGACAACATTCGTGGCGCCCCCACGTTGCGTCTACCGACGATACTGTACCAGTGGATGTCGTAGATGTCCGTGAGTGGGTAGAGTCCCGTCTTGGTGATGTAGCACGAGAGGGAGAGTCCATGGAGCTGCCCGAAGAACACCTCCGCGACTTGGGTTATATACAGTAACGATGACACTGGTTATCCTTGGTCTTGACGCGCTCGACGCGGCACTCGTCGAGCAATTCGATATAGATACACTGCAGTTGCAGAATCACGGAAAGATGGAGACTGTTGCCGAGATGCGCGACCAGCCGTATACACCGGAAGCCTGGGCGACAATTGCGACAGGAGTCGACCCCCGTGACCACGGTGTAAGCGGTGGAACGAGTTCGTGGGACAACCCCCTAGTCGATTTTCTCTC containing:
- a CDS encoding glycosyltransferase family 4 protein: MFPSNVSVRSHDKPNRLFYFASLYRELYREVRSEEVDVYQHANLGFREFNPAVLLPPDMDTPFLIGPAEGGHAVPSAEFKRVLARQIDRDVPSILEAFAPRAAEPVVRNGLDPIRERLFGATLERADRIVAVHSNAKERFEQYTDAEKIDVIPYGVDMEKFPFRAAPGNQSFVTVGNLIERKGHRFLLDAMTTVTEEFPDAELHVVGTGPLREDLEARVATAGLEDSVTFHGFVEDEKLLRLLHRARAFVHSSLSEGFSHVRLEAMSAGCPVIGTDVSGARDLTRHGTDGYIVPTGDADALADSMLELLADDKLAEEIGRNAREKIERDHDYEKIGKQYLEIYRRLAD